Proteins found in one Gordonia sp. PDNC005 genomic segment:
- a CDS encoding ABC transporter ATP-binding protein: protein MTERIADPDLLIEFHDVSMVRSGKTLVGPVDWRVELDERWVIIGPNGAGKTSLLRMAAALDHPTTGDAFVVGEKLGRTDIRELSTRIGLVSSAFAGRVPADEKVSDLVISAGYAVLGRWREEYDPMDRAQAADILESMGAEHLADRTFGTLSEGERKRVLIARGLMTDPELLLLDEPAAGLDLGGREELVDRLGTLAADPDSPAMVLITHHVEEIPPGFTNVLMLSEGGVVAQGAIEDTLTAENLSTTFRQNISLSYDDGRYFARRSRRAGGHRRA, encoded by the coding sequence GTGACTGAACGCATCGCTGATCCCGACCTGCTCATCGAGTTCCACGACGTGTCGATGGTGCGGAGCGGGAAGACTCTCGTGGGCCCCGTCGACTGGCGAGTGGAATTGGACGAGCGGTGGGTGATCATCGGGCCGAACGGCGCCGGTAAGACGTCCCTGCTGCGGATGGCCGCAGCGCTCGACCACCCGACCACCGGTGATGCGTTCGTGGTCGGCGAGAAACTGGGCCGCACCGACATCCGGGAGCTCAGCACCCGGATCGGACTCGTCAGTTCGGCGTTCGCCGGCCGCGTCCCGGCAGACGAGAAGGTGTCGGACCTGGTGATCTCCGCCGGATACGCCGTCCTGGGGCGATGGCGTGAGGAGTACGACCCGATGGATCGCGCGCAGGCCGCGGACATCCTGGAGTCCATGGGCGCCGAGCATCTCGCCGACCGCACCTTCGGGACGCTGAGCGAAGGCGAGCGCAAACGTGTCCTCATCGCGCGTGGTCTGATGACCGACCCCGAACTGCTACTTCTCGACGAGCCTGCGGCGGGCCTCGACCTCGGCGGGCGCGAGGAGCTCGTCGACCGGCTGGGAACGCTCGCTGCCGACCCCGACTCGCCCGCCATGGTGCTGATCACCCACCACGTCGAAGAGATCCCCCCGGGCTTCACCAATGTGCTGATGCTCTCCGAGGGAGGTGTCGTCGCACAGGGCGCCATTGAGGACACCCTGACCGCGGAGAACCTGTCGACGACTTTCCGGCAGAACATCTCGCTGTCGTACGACGACGGACGCTACTTCGCACGCCGCAGCAGGCGAGCCGGCGGGCATCGCCGCGCCTGA
- a CDS encoding LLM class flavin-dependent oxidoreductase: protein MTDSPALTVPLSLLDLAQVGPGETVAESLAHSLNLAQYADQHGYSRLWYAEHHNMPAIASAAPAVLIAHMAAHTSRIRLGAGGVMLPNHSPLAIAEQYGTLAELHPGRIDLGLGRAPGGDQAVFHALRRSPAASEHFPGDVVELLRYFSGVGVDGVRATPGSNTNVPLYILGSSLFGAQLAAAVGLPFAFASHFAPQALERAVDIYLRDFRPAELPDGGQSEPYVMAAATVIADDDPDRASAQLHNAKVQRVRLLFNRGRNLTNAEAEMLLDGPQGAQVDEMLRYAAVGTPGQVREQLAAFAAHARADELILAPLASDRDVWLGTVKHLAPIP, encoded by the coding sequence GTGACCGACTCCCCCGCACTCACCGTTCCGCTGTCCCTCCTCGACCTCGCACAGGTGGGGCCGGGTGAGACCGTCGCCGAGTCCCTCGCCCATTCGCTGAACCTCGCCCAGTACGCTGACCAGCACGGATACTCCCGCCTCTGGTACGCGGAGCACCACAACATGCCGGCCATCGCATCCGCCGCTCCGGCGGTTCTCATCGCCCACATGGCAGCCCACACGTCCCGCATCAGGCTCGGCGCGGGAGGAGTCATGCTTCCGAATCACTCGCCTCTGGCGATCGCCGAACAGTACGGCACCCTCGCCGAGCTGCACCCCGGCCGGATCGACCTGGGCCTCGGGCGTGCGCCTGGCGGCGACCAGGCCGTCTTCCATGCCCTTCGCCGCAGTCCGGCCGCGTCCGAGCACTTCCCCGGCGACGTGGTCGAACTCCTCCGGTACTTCTCGGGCGTCGGTGTCGACGGAGTACGCGCCACGCCGGGCAGCAACACGAACGTTCCGCTGTACATTCTCGGTTCGTCGCTGTTCGGCGCCCAGCTCGCGGCAGCCGTCGGGCTTCCGTTCGCGTTCGCGTCCCATTTCGCACCGCAAGCGCTCGAACGCGCCGTCGACATCTACCTGCGCGACTTCCGACCCGCCGAACTCCCCGACGGTGGACAGTCCGAACCGTACGTGATGGCCGCCGCGACGGTCATCGCAGACGACGACCCCGACCGGGCTTCCGCCCAACTTCACAACGCGAAGGTCCAGCGCGTCCGGCTGCTGTTCAACCGCGGACGCAATCTGACGAACGCCGAAGCCGAGATGCTCCTCGACGGCCCGCAGGGCGCTCAGGTCGACGAGATGCTCCGCTACGCCGCCGTCGGCACCCCGGGACAGGTTCGTGAGCAGTTGGCGGCGTTCGCCGCTCACGCGCGCGCCGACGAGCTGATCCTCGCCCCGCTGGCAAGCGACCGCGACGTCTGGCTCGGCACGGTCAAGCACCTCGCCCCTATCCCGTGA
- a CDS encoding peptidyl-tRNA hydrolase, giving the protein MFSDVYDRLVGYVGGGGTDPEDPADVLAMGMVLRIEKSDPPNRHGLLVAAARAVVLLCLDERAEADGLWAPGLDAWCDARIRKIARRARGKQWSDVQGLWGVTAEHDGCEARAFVPGRVGDVDPRVKKLQIGGTDVDGELLSGDPSGGGEGLCLWINPGLDMTVGKAAAQVGHASMLGVALFSLDEAQTWYTAGCPLDVRLASAERWAALVAAAERGAVAAVRDAGFTEVEPGSMTVIAERARID; this is encoded by the coding sequence GTGTTCTCCGACGTCTACGACCGCCTCGTCGGCTACGTCGGCGGCGGCGGCACCGATCCGGAGGATCCGGCCGACGTCCTCGCGATGGGCATGGTGCTGCGCATCGAGAAGTCCGACCCGCCGAATCGTCACGGCCTGCTCGTCGCCGCTGCCCGGGCGGTGGTCCTCCTCTGCCTCGACGAGCGCGCCGAGGCGGACGGCCTGTGGGCGCCGGGCCTCGACGCCTGGTGCGATGCGCGCATCCGAAAGATCGCTCGGCGAGCCCGCGGCAAGCAGTGGTCCGATGTTCAAGGACTCTGGGGCGTCACAGCGGAACACGACGGGTGTGAGGCGAGGGCATTTGTTCCGGGACGCGTCGGCGACGTTGATCCCCGGGTGAAGAAGTTGCAGATCGGCGGGACCGACGTCGACGGAGAGCTGTTGTCCGGTGATCCGTCAGGCGGCGGCGAAGGACTCTGCCTGTGGATCAACCCCGGCCTGGACATGACGGTCGGGAAGGCCGCGGCGCAGGTGGGGCACGCATCGATGCTCGGTGTCGCGCTGTTCTCGCTCGACGAAGCGCAGACCTGGTACACCGCCGGATGTCCGCTGGACGTGCGACTCGCGTCGGCCGAACGCTGGGCAGCACTTGTCGCCGCAGCCGAACGCGGCGCTGTCGCCGCGGTCCGCGACGCCGGGTTCACCGAAGTGGAGCCCGGTTCGATGACCGTCATCGCCGAACGAGCCAGGATCGACTGA
- the serB gene encoding phosphoserine phosphatase SerB, which produces MDTVQTKRTILLTVSGPDRPGVTSSLMGALAGVGVDLLDVEQVVIHNHLTLGVLVSTTGSAAAVLDAVDLPMHSRGMSVELAVDATSNGHRPSTHAIVILGQPVSAESFQAVAAEVAGCGGNIDSIRGIADYPLTGLELMVTVGEDEAADTALRAGLVTVATRFPIDIAVERGGLARRAKRVIVFDVDSTLIQGEVIEMLAAEAGREAEVAAVTEAAMRGELDFAESLHERVKALEGLDAEVIDRVAAALELTPGARTTIRTLHRLGYHCGVVSGGFRQVIEPLARDLELDFVRANTLEIVDGVLTGRVIDEVVDRPGKARALRAFADQVGVPMEQTIAVGDGANDIDMLAAAGLGIAFNAKPALREVADTTLDHPFLDAVLFMLGVTRDEIEAADIEDGTLRRVPLES; this is translated from the coding sequence GTGGACACTGTGCAGACCAAGCGGACCATCCTCCTCACCGTCAGCGGGCCGGATCGGCCGGGCGTGACGTCGTCGTTGATGGGTGCGCTCGCCGGTGTCGGCGTCGACCTGTTGGACGTCGAACAGGTGGTCATCCACAACCACCTGACCCTCGGTGTTCTGGTTTCGACAACCGGCTCTGCGGCCGCTGTCCTCGACGCCGTGGATCTGCCCATGCACTCACGCGGGATGTCTGTTGAACTCGCCGTGGACGCCACGTCGAACGGGCATCGCCCGTCGACACACGCGATCGTGATCCTCGGCCAGCCGGTGTCGGCGGAGTCGTTCCAGGCCGTCGCCGCCGAGGTAGCTGGCTGCGGCGGCAACATCGACTCCATTCGGGGCATCGCGGACTACCCGCTGACCGGCCTGGAACTGATGGTGACCGTCGGGGAGGACGAAGCCGCCGATACCGCGTTGCGGGCGGGGCTGGTGACCGTCGCGACGCGGTTCCCCATCGACATCGCGGTTGAACGTGGCGGGCTGGCGCGTCGCGCCAAGCGGGTCATCGTGTTCGACGTCGACTCCACTCTGATCCAGGGTGAGGTGATCGAGATGCTGGCAGCCGAGGCGGGCCGCGAAGCCGAGGTCGCGGCGGTGACCGAGGCCGCGATGCGCGGTGAACTCGACTTCGCCGAGTCCCTGCATGAACGGGTCAAGGCACTGGAAGGTCTCGACGCCGAGGTCATCGACCGTGTCGCGGCGGCGCTGGAGCTGACCCCGGGCGCCCGCACGACGATTCGTACCCTGCATCGCCTCGGGTACCACTGCGGTGTGGTCTCCGGCGGCTTCCGTCAGGTGATCGAACCGCTTGCGCGAGATCTCGAGCTCGACTTCGTCCGCGCCAACACCCTGGAGATCGTCGACGGCGTGTTGACCGGTCGGGTCATCGACGAGGTCGTGGACCGGCCCGGGAAGGCACGCGCGTTGCGCGCGTTCGCCGACCAGGTGGGTGTGCCGATGGAGCAGACGATCGCCGTCGGCGACGGTGCGAACGACATCGACATGCTCGCTGCCGCGGGTCTCGGCATAGCCTTCAATGCCAAGCCTGCGCTGCGGGAGGTCGCCGACACGACGCTCGATCACCCGTTCCTGGATGCGGTCCTGTTCATGCTGGGGGTGACGCGCGACGAGATCGAAGCCGCCGACATCGAAGACGGCACGCTGCGTCGCGTGCCGCTGGAGTCGTAG
- the ctaD gene encoding cytochrome c oxidase subunit I: MTAVDQPTTQVEAQRPYPERYQPKGSFFYKLITTTDHKLIGQMYIVTCFAFFLVGGLMALLMRAELAHPGLQFLSNEQFNQLFTMHGTVMLLMYATPIVIGFANFVLPLQIGSPDVAFPRLNSLGYWLFLFGNLIALGGFLTPGGAADFGWTAYTPLTDMVHSPGVGADLWIMGLGVAGLGTILGAVNMITTVVCLRAPGMTMFRMPIFTWNILVTSVLILLIFPLLTAALMGLEVDRQFGAHLYDPANGGVILWQHLFWFFGHPEVYVIALPFFGIVSEVFPVFSRKPLFGYSGLVYATLAIAALSVAVWAHHMYVTGSVLLPFFSFMTFLIAVPTGVKFFNWIGTMWKGRITFETPMLFSIGFIVTFLFGGLTGVLLAAPPIDFHVSDSYFVVAHFHYVLFGTIVFATYAGIYFWFPKMTGRLLDETLGKWHFWLTFIGFHLTFLVQHWLGNEGMPRRYADYLPSDGFTELNMVSTAGALVLGLSTLPFLWNVFKSYRYGEVVTVDDPWGFGNSLEWATSCPPPRHNFTELPRIRSERPAFELHYPHMVERMRAEAHVGWGSDKHDAH, encoded by the coding sequence GTGACCGCGGTAGATCAGCCGACGACTCAGGTGGAGGCCCAGCGCCCCTACCCGGAGCGTTACCAGCCCAAGGGCTCTTTCTTCTACAAGCTCATCACCACCACCGATCACAAGCTGATCGGTCAGATGTACATAGTCACCTGTTTCGCCTTCTTCCTCGTCGGCGGGCTGATGGCGCTTCTGATGCGTGCCGAGCTTGCTCATCCGGGACTTCAGTTCCTGTCGAATGAGCAGTTCAACCAGCTCTTCACGATGCACGGCACCGTGATGCTGCTGATGTACGCGACGCCGATCGTCATCGGCTTCGCCAACTTCGTCCTCCCGCTTCAGATCGGCTCGCCCGACGTCGCATTCCCGCGCCTGAACTCGCTGGGCTACTGGCTGTTCCTGTTCGGCAACCTGATCGCACTCGGCGGCTTCCTTACCCCGGGTGGCGCAGCGGACTTCGGTTGGACGGCGTACACGCCGCTGACCGACATGGTCCACTCGCCCGGCGTCGGCGCCGACCTCTGGATCATGGGCCTCGGTGTGGCAGGTCTGGGCACCATCCTCGGCGCCGTCAACATGATCACCACCGTCGTGTGCCTTCGCGCACCGGGCATGACCATGTTCCGCATGCCGATCTTCACCTGGAACATCTTGGTCACCAGCGTCCTGATCCTGCTGATCTTCCCGCTGCTCACCGCAGCGCTCATGGGCCTCGAGGTGGACCGCCAGTTCGGCGCGCACCTGTACGACCCGGCCAACGGCGGCGTCATCCTGTGGCAGCACCTGTTCTGGTTCTTCGGTCACCCCGAGGTGTACGTCATCGCACTGCCGTTCTTCGGCATCGTGTCCGAGGTGTTCCCGGTCTTCTCGCGGAAGCCGCTGTTCGGCTACTCGGGCCTGGTCTACGCGACGCTCGCCATCGCCGCTCTGTCCGTCGCGGTGTGGGCTCACCACATGTACGTGACCGGCTCGGTCCTGCTGCCGTTCTTCTCGTTCATGACGTTCCTCATCGCGGTCCCGACCGGTGTGAAGTTCTTCAACTGGATCGGAACGATGTGGAAGGGCCGCATAACGTTCGAGACGCCGATGCTGTTCTCGATCGGCTTCATCGTGACGTTCCTCTTCGGTGGCCTCACGGGTGTCCTGCTCGCAGCACCGCCGATCGACTTCCACGTGTCCGACTCGTACTTCGTGGTCGCGCACTTCCACTACGTGCTCTTCGGCACCATCGTGTTCGCCACCTACGCCGGCATCTACTTCTGGTTCCCGAAGATGACGGGCCGTCTGCTCGACGAGACGCTCGGCAAGTGGCACTTCTGGCTGACGTTCATCGGCTTCCACCTGACCTTCCTCGTGCAGCACTGGTTGGGCAACGAGGGCATGCCGCGTCGTTACGCCGACTACCTGCCGTCGGACGGATTCACCGAGCTGAACATGGTGTCCACCGCGGGCGCCCTGGTCCTCGGCCTGTCGACGCTGCCGTTCTTGTGGAACGTCTTCAAGAGCTACCGCTACGGCGAGGTCGTGACCGTCGACGACCCGTGGGGCTTCGGCAACTCGCTCGAGTGGGCCACCAGCTGCCCGCCGCCGCGCCACAACTTCACCGAACTGCCGCGCATCCGCTCGGAGCGCCCGGCATTCGAACTGCACTACCCGCACATGGTGGAGCGCATGCGCGCCGAAGCCCATGTGGGTTGGGGCAGCGACAAGCACGACGCGCACTGA
- a CDS encoding ABC transporter substrate-binding protein produces MRTDLRRLFSGRRAVAVACAVALVAGTAACSSDDDLLRTPDGSVISTTTTRFAEVNIVNPGRDYSRTCLAPTPVDAGKPDAKRIVVTDPTLLDALCALGLAPQVRAIAGQAGSVPEYLGPALAAVPTIGDTPTADQVTAAKPDLVLSTPETAARADVMRSTGALGKARVVSVDTDADWRTSFLAVAAATGRSAAGKTRIDEFVAEATRVGRVMDAAHSQVSLVRFTPDDTLIEGTSSFGAQIMAIVGVGRPAAQRTPETVAATDANFTDADADLILVSYQGDGGRDRGEDVLLSDQWLDMGAPTWKRVKSVDDGIWHTDPGLASAWLVLNDLKDCLNSSSAEN; encoded by the coding sequence GTGCGTACAGACCTTCGACGACTCTTCTCCGGCCGCCGCGCCGTCGCCGTCGCGTGTGCCGTCGCCCTTGTCGCGGGCACGGCGGCGTGCAGTTCCGACGACGACCTTCTGCGCACCCCCGACGGCTCAGTCATCTCGACGACGACCACCCGTTTCGCGGAGGTCAACATCGTCAACCCGGGCCGCGACTACTCACGCACCTGCCTCGCTCCCACACCGGTCGACGCGGGCAAACCCGACGCCAAGCGCATCGTGGTCACCGATCCCACTCTCCTCGACGCACTCTGCGCTCTCGGACTCGCGCCGCAGGTGCGTGCGATCGCCGGGCAGGCGGGCTCGGTCCCGGAGTACCTCGGCCCCGCGCTCGCCGCCGTCCCGACGATCGGCGACACTCCGACGGCAGATCAGGTGACTGCGGCCAAGCCCGACCTCGTCCTCTCCACCCCGGAGACCGCGGCACGCGCCGACGTCATGCGGTCGACCGGCGCACTCGGAAAGGCACGTGTCGTATCCGTCGACACCGATGCCGATTGGCGGACGTCGTTCCTCGCCGTCGCCGCGGCCACCGGGCGCTCGGCGGCAGGCAAGACCCGAATCGACGAATTCGTCGCCGAGGCCACCCGAGTGGGCCGTGTCATGGACGCCGCGCACTCACAGGTGTCACTCGTCCGATTCACCCCCGACGACACTCTGATCGAGGGAACGTCGTCATTCGGCGCCCAGATCATGGCGATCGTCGGCGTCGGCCGCCCCGCCGCACAACGCACACCCGAGACCGTCGCCGCGACGGACGCCAACTTCACCGACGCCGACGCCGACCTGATCCTGGTGAGCTACCAGGGCGACGGCGGACGGGACCGCGGAGAGGACGTTCTGTTGTCGGACCAATGGCTCGACATGGGTGCGCCCACGTGGAAGCGCGTGAAGTCGGTCGACGACGGCATCTGGCACACCGATCCCGGCCTCGCCTCGGCATGGCTGGTCCTCAACGACCTCAAGGATTGCTTGAACAGCAGTTCCGCCGAGAACTGA